In Pseudobdellovibrio exovorus JSS, the genomic stretch CTTAAAATTGTTAGACTCTCTTGCCCTTGGCGATAGGTTTTCTTTAGATCATTAATTAATAAACTCATTTCAACCTCGGTAATTCTTTCTTTAAGAACTTATAGATATTATCAGCGATGATCTGATGCCCTTTTTCATTCGGGTGAATTCCGTCCGGCTGATTCAGTTTAGCTTGTCCTGCAACATCATTTAATAAGAAAGGTGCTAAAAGCACCTTATGCTTCTTTGCTAGTTTTGGAAAAATAGCGGCGAACTGAGTGTCATAGTTCTTGCCGTAGTTCGGAGGAACATGAAGTTGCCCCAGAATGATTTTGATTTTTTGTTCTGCGGCCCAATCTAAAGCCACACTCAGATTCTTTTCAGTTTCTTCAACCTTTAATCCGCGCAGGCCATCGTTACTGCCCATAAGAATAAAGACGACATCCGGCTTTTCACGATTGATCCACTTGAGGCGACTCAGTGTTGAGGCACTGGTAGAACCACTGGAGCCTGAGGCTGTGATTTGCCATTCTGATTTATCCTCTTTGAACTTCTTCTGAATGATTTGCGGAAACGAAGCTTCTTGAGCCACGCCATAACCTTCAGTTAATGAATCCCCTAAGAAGATCAACTTCTTTGCGAGGCCCACTGAACTTTGTAAAATCAAAAATAGAAAAAGAGAGATTTTAAGAGGAGTTAAAAACTTATCACGACGATAAAAAAATAAGATCCTAAGCATAGCCTAGGATCTTATTAGATTTTGTAGATAAAATCAGTAAACTTTGCCGTAATTACACGGCTAATCGACTAGTAGTTACCACCGCCGAAGCCACCGCCGTCACGACGAGGACCACGACCGCCACCACCGAAACCACCGCCATCACGACGAGGTCCACGAGGACGATCTTCTTGAGGCTTAGCTTCAGAAACACGCACTGGACGACCAGCGATTGTTTGACCGTTCATTTTGTTTACTGCTTCGTCAGCTTGAGAATCGTCTTCGATTTCTACGAATCCGAAACCTTTGCTACGACCAGTCATACGATCCATAACTACGCGTGCAGACGCGATGTTACCGAAAGATGTGAATGCCTGCATTAATTCATCATCAGTTACAGAGAATGCTAAGTTCCCTACATAAAGTTTTTTTGCCATTTCGTTCCTCCGAAGGCTGTTTTAGTTAAAACCCCGGACACGACGCAAGAAAGGTAACTCACTTACATAAAGACGGGATCTGAATATTAGGCTAATTTGGGCCCAATCTTCAGACAAGAACTTGTCACAAAGCTGGACCAAGATCAAGAGGCCAATTTGGGCCTATTTTGGAACTAGTGATGGTGGGCGTGGCCATGCAACCCATGGGCATGACCATGCTGAATTTCTTCCGCCGTAGCTAGTCGAATCAGCATAACTTCCACATCAAACACTAAATCCACACCTGCTAACGGGTGGTTACCATCTAGCGTCACGTGCGTATCACCAATTTTAGTCACTTTAACCACTTTAACTTGATTCTGAAGTTGGAGTTGCAAATGGCTCCCCACATCAATTTTAAGGTGGGCTAGCTCTTCTTTTGGCACTTCCATGATCATATCTTGGCGGAAATCACCATAAGCATCTTTGGCAGCCAGAGTTACCTGTTGCTTATCACCCTCAGTCATTTTAACCAAAACCGCTTCTAAAGCTGGAATGATCTGCTGTTTGCCTTCTAAAAATGGCATCGGCTGATTCGGCTCTGACGCATCAATAAGCTCACCCTGAGCATTTTTAAGTACATAATTAAAAGCAATAACACGAGTTTCTGACATGATTTCTCCGATTTGTATTTCGAGCCTAAGCTGTAGCGTGTATCAGCGACGGGTACAAGAAAAAATAACAAATACTGATGGCTAAGTTCCACAACGATCAAAGCTGATGCTCGATTGGGCTGTATCAAATTGTACAGTTGCCGTTCCACAACCTGTTAGCTGAATCGAACTACTATTTCCATCTGAACAACTTCCTGTCCACGTCCCCATTGTCGGACAATTACAATCTGCTACCCAAGTAATTGCACTTGGAACATAAGTACAAGAAATCGAGCTGCGGTTATTCACTACACGCAACTCTCCCCCATTCAGGACACGACCGGGACGATCTGCTCCTGTAACCGTAATCGCAGAAGTCGTTTGTGAGGTTAAATCCATCAGAACAACCGCACTTGCACCCGTGAATTTACGATTGATGCCATCGCTTGATAAAGAAAAAACTTTTGGTGCTGCAGCAGAAACAAGCGTCAATCTTTGCCCGACAGCTCCTGTTTTTGTAATACTAAGTGTAGCCCCCAAACGCCCCGTAGCTGTTATGCTAGGAACACTCGTAATAGTTTCTGATGCCGTCGCAAGCAAACAAGCTGAAGCCGATGCCCATTGCAAAGTGGATGTGCCTCCAAAAGTCATGCTACCAATTGTACAACCACTAAAATTTTTTCTTCGGGCATTCGCCGCCGTAGTTCCGCAGTTGGAAAAACTCATTGTTGAACAAGAGGCTGCCCATGCTTCAGGTAAAAGTAGGCGTGCAATTAACGTCGGCTCAATGTCCGCCGGTGAATACTGGCGAAAATGACGTTCTACAGATTTTTCAATAGAAGATATACTTGGAGTACCCGCTCCAAACTCATCTACGGATGCCATGAAGTCCCCGACTTGCTGAGCCACTTCTAAACCATCAGGACTAATAAACTTGTCGGATGATGAATTACTGCAAGAAACAAAAAAAATCATCACGATGATTCCACTTATCATCATCTTCATAAGCAACTCCTATGCTTGCGTTTACCCATTGCCTGCCGTATTTACAGAGCGCGAATTCTTTTATCCTATAGAATGATTGAGTGGCATAAAAGCCCCTTGGACCTAGGGCGATTTTATCTCAAAACGAAACAGTTGTTTTTTAGATTTCCCTAGACCTTTATACAGGGGCTGAAATCATATCTGCTTGAAAAATAATCACATTAAAACTTATACTTATATATATGATGACG encodes the following:
- a CDS encoding arylesterase produces the protein MLRILFFYRRDKFLTPLKISLFLFLILQSSVGLAKKLIFLGDSLTEGYGVAQEASFPQIIQKKFKEDKSEWQITASGSSGSTSASTLSRLKWINREKPDVVFILMGSNDGLRGLKVEETEKNLSVALDWAAEQKIKIILGQLHVPPNYGKNYDTQFAAIFPKLAKKHKVLLAPFLLNDVAGQAKLNQPDGIHPNEKGHQIIADNIYKFLKKELPRLK
- a CDS encoding RNA recognition motif domain-containing protein, yielding MAKKLYVGNLAFSVTDDELMQAFTSFGNIASARVVMDRMTGRSKGFGFVEIEDDSQADEAVNKMNGQTIAGRPVRVSEAKPQEDRPRGPRRDGGGFGGGGRGPRRDGGGFGGGNY
- a CDS encoding FKBP-type peptidyl-prolyl cis-trans isomerase codes for the protein MSETRVIAFNYVLKNAQGELIDASEPNQPMPFLEGKQQIIPALEAVLVKMTEGDKQQVTLAAKDAYGDFRQDMIMEVPKEELAHLKIDVGSHLQLQLQNQVKVVKVTKIGDTHVTLDGNHPLAGVDLVFDVEVMLIRLATAEEIQHGHAHGLHGHAHHH